CTGAACCTCAACCGCGAGACGGACTTTATAATGCGGCGCATCTACAACGAGGGGCTCGGAAGGGCCGTGAGAACCTTCGGGCCGAAGAAGGTTCAGGGAGCTCTCCTCAAGACCTACCACGCCCTCTACGCGGCGGGGGTAATCTGAGTCCGGGAGAGAAAAGCTTTTTTACGGCTTCGTCTTTCTTTAAACGCCATGGATGAGGTTAAGTTCGACGCCAAATTCACCGCGCTCACGGCCGGAGTTTTCATCGTTCTGATTCTCCAGGCTACAGGTTTAATCTACGGAATAAACGAGTGGGTTAATTCGCAGCTTCCCCTCGTGGATACACCCCTGATGAACCTTCTCACGCGGCTTGGTGGCGACATATTTCTCGCGCTGTTTGGGGCATTTGCCGTAATAGCCGACTGGAGGGAGAAGGGTAGGGTCTCCCGGAACACGCTGCTTTTCATTCTCGCCGTCGCGATTGGTCTCGCTGCCGTTGGGGCACTCAAGCTCATCTTTGCAGAACCTAGGCCGAGGCCGGGCTACGGAACCTACGCCTTCCCCTCGGGCCACACCTTCCGTGCTGCGGTGATAGCGGCCTACGGCGCGGACAGGTGGGAAAAGTATGCCCCAGCCTTCTGGGCGTACGCCGTTGGAATAGCCCTCACGAGGCTCCTCCTCCACGTTCACTGGTTCGGCGACGTGCTCTTCAGCCTTTTCTTTGCCCCCTGGCTCTACTTACTGCTCAAATCACTCCTCGGAGGGAAGTTTGAATGAACGGCTTCCTTGAGGTGTTCCTCCTCTCGCTGATTCCAACCTTTGAGGGGCGCTATGCGATAGTTTATGGCATCGGCATGGGCTACCCCCTGTGGGAGACGCTTTTGGCCGCTTCCCTTGGTGTCCTGCTCCTCTCGCTGGTTCTTCCGGCGGCCCTTCCCTACATAGACAGGCTGATGCTCTGGCTTGAGGGGACCTTTTTGAGAAAGGTGGCCCACCTCTACCTCTACTACGTCGAGCGCGTGAGGAAGAAGGCCCACCCCTACGTGGAGAAGTGGGGCTTCATCGGGCTGACGATATTCGTGGCGATACCGCTCCCCGGGACGGGCGTCTGGACCGGAGCTCTGGCGGCATACCTGCTCGCCATCGAGAAGAGGCAGACGGTCCCGGCTTTAATCCTCGGCGGGCTTTTGAGCATGGCGATAACGCTGCTGCCGGCTCTGGGGCTGTTTGGATAAAAAGGAGAAGCTCAGGTAAGGCTTTTCCCCATCGTTTCTTCTCCCAGCGCCAGGACGTCCAGCGCACCGATTATCGCCACCACCGCAATCACAAGTACCGCCAAGGCGCCCCCGCTCAGCTCCATTATCCTGCCGGCCAGGATCGGTGCGATTCCCCCACCTATCCTCGCCATGGCTCCGGCCCAGCCGGTCCCCGTGCCCCTGACGGCCGTCGGGTAGAGCTCCGGCGTGTAGGCATATATCGCTCCCCAGGCACCGAGGTTGAAGAAGCTGAAGGCTATCGCACTCGCGATGATCGCCGCCTCGTTCCCCGAGCTGGCCGCGAAGTAGAAGCCGACTCCGGCTATTCCAGAAAGCAGGAGGTAGTAGGAGAGGGTCTTCTTTCGACCGATTCTCTCAAGCAGATAGGCGGCGCTCCAGTAGCCGGGCAGCTGGGCTATGGCGGTGATGATGAAGTACTGGAAGCTCCTGAAGACGGTGATTCCCAGCGT
The Thermococcus radiotolerans genome window above contains:
- a CDS encoding phosphatase PAP2 family protein, with amino-acid sequence MDEVKFDAKFTALTAGVFIVLILQATGLIYGINEWVNSQLPLVDTPLMNLLTRLGGDIFLALFGAFAVIADWREKGRVSRNTLLFILAVAIGLAAVGALKLIFAEPRPRPGYGTYAFPSGHTFRAAVIAAYGADRWEKYAPAFWAYAVGIALTRLLLHVHWFGDVLFSLFFAPWLYLLLKSLLGGKFE
- a CDS encoding COG2426 family protein, whose amino-acid sequence is MNGFLEVFLLSLIPTFEGRYAIVYGIGMGYPLWETLLAASLGVLLLSLVLPAALPYIDRLMLWLEGTFLRKVAHLYLYYVERVRKKAHPYVEKWGFIGLTIFVAIPLPGTGVWTGALAAYLLAIEKRQTVPALILGGLLSMAITLLPALGLFG